The Sorex araneus isolate mSorAra2 chromosome X, mSorAra2.pri, whole genome shotgun sequence DNA segment GGGGACTCTGGGGCACTGACCGGCCTTCTTGCCCGAGAGGCCATCTGGACCCAGAGACGCTGTGGGAAACGGCCTGACGCTGCGGCCACTGGAGAAATCCCTCCTGAACCAATCAGCCACACGCAGGTGAGCCACCTGTCGGGGGAGCCACGTGAGGGGCAGCCACGAGTCGGAGGATCCACACGTGGGATGAGCCACACGTCAGAGATCCACATGTGGAGTGAGCCACGAGTCGGGGATCCACACGTGGGGTGAGCCATGCACCGGGGATCCACGCGTGGGTGAGCCACAAGTCAGATCATGCGTGGGGTGAGCCAGGAGTCAAGGGTCCACACATGGGGTGAGCCACGCGCAGGGTGAGCTATGCGCAGGGTGAGCTATGCGTGGGGTGGGCCCCGGGTGGGGTCGGCTCAGCTCAGGCTCCGGGACCTGGTTTTCTCTCTGCACAGGACGCCAGCGGCGGAGGGTTCCGTGCTGTGAGTCGGGCTGAGGTCTGCACGGGCCGCCAGCAGCCGGGACAGGGAGGAGGCACGGAGGAGACCAGTCAGGGGGTCTGACCTTTCAGTGGTCAGTCCCTGCTAACCCTTCCGGGGGACAGGAGCCCCGGAGAGGGCAGGGGTCTTTCTCCACACAGTCCCCGGCtgctgcccccggcccctgcctcAGTCTACCCTGAGGATCCTTCCCATGAGCCTCGCCCACTCCTATCAAGCagcagcctgggggaggggggcggcgctGGACAGACCCTGGGGGTCTcagcgcccccccgcccctgcgcATGCGTGATTGTAAGAACATTTCCCCTCGGTGGGCCCAGGCGGGGAACAGAGTCCAACAGGGACTGGCATGTGGTGTGGACACGGCTTTATTGGGAGACAGACGCTCACTGACCGGCCTGGGGCTCACGGACCTGTCCAGCCCGGCCCCCCGCCTTGCGCAGTTCccagcgggggtggggagtgaaccCCCCGGGGCTCCCTCCCAGCCTGCACCCTCGGCTCCCGAGTCACACAGGGCGGGCCTGGGGTGCAGAGGGGTTAGGGAGctgccccctcttccctcccgccctctccccagGCAGGCTCCCCTGTGGTCAGCAGGGGAGGGCATCCCCCCACGGAGAGAAGCGGGGCTGCACCGTCAGCTCAGAgtcctggggaggggcgggggtggcgagCAGGGGAGCTCAGCTCTTCCTCGCCCCTTCAGGGGCTACTTCCGCGGCCCTGGAGGCCCCGGACAGTCCCTGGGAGGGCCCTGGAGAGACGCCAGGCCCCCGGCACTACCAGCTCAGGGAGACTCTCAGGGGTTGACCGtgggccctgagctgggaggggcctggggtgcGAGTCCCAAAGACACCCCTCCGGGTCCCTCTGTCCACACCGCAGGGCGAAGGACAGGGGTGGCTGCGGCTGGGAAGGCAGAGGGCAGATGCTTGAAAAGACATTCTCGGTGTCACTGAACACAGTCACCGGCTGAGGGTTTCCTGAGCATGGCACCACCCAGACCAGCCGGCACACGGGGGCTGGGTGTGACATCTAAGGCGCGGGCGCGGGCTGGCACAGGTGGCTGTCCCCAGGGCAGGCCCGGATAGAGCACAGCATCAGCCACCACtggccaggcccccccccccccccccccgcagaatAACACGGGGACAGCATCTGGCCTCGGGTCACTGGGGCAAGAGGGACGCCTGGTCCCCAGGCCCGCAgagcttggtggggggggggtccccacaAGCGTCGGTTCAGAGCTGGCCCTATATCGGAGGCACAAGGTGGCCATGGCGTGGCCTTTCCCTGGGAACGCAGGAGGAGGACTGGGGTTCCTGGGACCCCTGCCCCGACCCCCTCCACATACTGATGGGGGAGGCCGTCAGGGTCACGAGGGCGGCCTtggccgcgcccccggccccccgtcGTGGGCCCGAGGGGGGACCCCCTCCAGTGCCCAGACCCGAGAGGCTCCCAGCAGGGTCAGAAGAGGCTGGGGGCGGCCTGGCCGGGCGCCTCTTGCTCGCGGATGTACCGCAGGATGTCCATCTCGTCCATGGCCTGGGCCTGCTGCTGCAGCGGCGGCCGCGGCTCTGGCTCCGTGGTGGCCCGCCGGCCCGGTTTGGGGGGAATCGCCGGCTTGCTGGGGAGCACTGGCTTAGGGGCCACTGGCGGCCGGGGCCGAGGCGGGGGCTCAGCGCCCAGCTTCAGGATCTGGTCCAAGTCCTCTTCGACCCTGGGGGGCGGAGggagaagccctgagccaggagtcggcACCTTGCACTGTCCTGCAGGGGACCCCTCCTGGGACAGTCCCCGGGAGGGGGGGGTGGCTGAGGGGGCCCTTCCCCAGCGGCCTCCCCTGAGTGACCCCGTGccctggctccctgccccccacctccggAAGGAGCTACAGGGCCTCCAGATACGGGGCTCACGGCAACCCCTCCTCCGCGCCGGGCACTCGGCGCCCCTAGAGGGTCTGACGGTGGAGGCAGCGCTCCCCTCTAGAGCACGCTCAAGCAGGAATAAACGGGGGGCAGGGTCTGCCCACCCTGGGGTGTGTCTCCACCCGGCAGGGGCAGGCAGGCTCTGCTCCCAGAAGCCTGTGCGGGGGAAGGGGGCGTGGTCTCCTTTCCGCTGCTCCGCGTGGTCCAGGCCCAGGCAGGGGTCATGTGGGGATGCTTCTGGGGCTCTAGGAGCGGAGGAGGGGCTGTCTGGGAGCTGCAACTAGAACAGCCCAGGCGCCCAGGCACCCAGGCCGGGCAGTCCAGCAggacggtgggggtgggggtggggggtctggatATCTGCCTCGGAGGGCAACACTCTCCGCACCCCGACTCTGCTCTGCAGGCCGTGGGCTCAGAATGCAACACGCCGAGAGGCACCCCCTGTCCTGCCTCACGGGGGGTGCCACGTCCTGAAGACAACAGAGGCTTGGGGGGCACACACCTGCACCCCAGGAAAGAGCgggaccccctcctcccccaccgaGTGCCTGCAGGTGGGTGGGgccgggtggaggtgggggctggtCCCACCTCCAGCTGCCCTACCGTGGGGAGGAAAGACCTCACAGGGATGAGGACAcagggccacccccaccccacccgggagGGGCCTGGCACACGTCCTGTGCCCCATCTCGGGAACtgctctcccctcttcctcccccacggGACACCTGTGGAGGGGACGCTGCTGACCCTGGCCATGCCCCCGCCTGCACTTGGCACCATCCTGGTGACCTGCCAACAGGACAGTCTTAATTtgctccccagccccgcctgggtTGTTGCACGGCCCCCAGCAGAGATTTCCCGGCGCCTTCTTTAGAGCCACGATTCTCCCAGAGTGTATCAGGACGTTCCCCGGGGCCTGCCGAGCTGGCCTGggctcctgtccctgcccccgccctccatCCCGGCCTCCCTCACCCACCCGCCtctgcctcccgccccccctccccacctgtagGCCCTGCTGTGGAGGGGCAGGAGGCTCAGAGCCCCCTGGCTCCCCTGTCACTCTCAGGTCCTCACGGGACAGACATACCTGAACAGCTCCTCCGAGGTCTCTCTGGGGCCCAGGCGGGACGCGAACCCTCCAGTCTCCCGGGCGGCGGGCAGCAGCAAGGGGTCCCCCAGGGGCACGGCCCCGCCGAGGTCCGGATCCTCAAACAGCTTCAGGGCTGCGGAGAAGGCGGTCGCAGAGCGGTCACAGGAAGCACGGGCCCCCCTCAGCGCCAGGGACACAGCCACAGAACACAGAGgccgggggaggtggggtgggggggcaggaggagggcgaGGAGCAGGGCCTTCGGGCACAAGAgtctcccacccccctccgctGGGTCTACTTCTGGTTTCCAGTCCTGGGGCCTCTGAGCTCTGGGGAGGAGACAGTTTCCTCTAGCATCCGGCCAGATCCTGGGCACTGGACCCCAGTTTCCAGCAGCTCCTCAGGGGGCTGACCAGTGGCCAGGGGCTCTCTCTGGTGGCCACACACTTGTGGCTGAGCTTAGTCCCGCGGGGGTGCCTGTCCCTCACTCTGTCCCTGCAGCCCGGGGCgtctctcctgccccaggtgTTGTGTCCACAGCCCGGGTGCTGTGTCCAGTTCCCCGTCCTTGTTCAGAGGGTGCTGTCGTGGAGAAGGCGGGGGGCAGTGGGAGTGTGTCCACACACGGCCGTGTCGTGGGGCCCAGAGGCCCAAGGGGGCCCGGATGAAGAGGGGAGAGACGGGCAGAGCCAGGCCAGAGGCTACTTGCTCTCACGTGTCCAGCTCTGCCCAGGCCCCTCTGCTGGGGTCCACGTGGCCACCACCAACCTTTAGCTCCATCAGGAGCACCATGGagctgggggggggtgtgggtgcaCCCCTTCGGCCAAGGCCCTGGACACTGAGGTCAGGGAGCCCCTGGACACCCGTTCCCGTCAATTCTGATCTGGGCATCACCGACTCGGCAGGGCCCTTCTGGGGGATGACCAGAAACACGCCCCCCAGCCCAGGGTTGGAGGAACGGGGCACCCGCGCCCTGAGACGAGATTTCTGACCCGGAAGCCACCAGCCAGGacgaggggcggggcccggggtggCCACTGAGGCCAGCGGTCACCGAGGAGCCCCGTGGGTGACGGGGCCTCCACTCACGGTCCAGGCCGCGTGCCTTCTCCGGGGGCCGCCGCTGGGGGGCGCGCTCCCCCCCAGGGCCGAACAGCTCCTCCTCGGGGTCCTCCTCCTCGTCGAAGATGGTGAGTCGGGGCAAGGGCTTGGGCTGGGGCTGCGGCGCCGGCTCTCGGGGCTTCTTGGGCTTCTTGGTGCTGCAGAGTCGCAGGGAAGGGGCGGTCAGGGTCTgccggggggggcagggggacccccCCAGCAAGCCCCCCTCAGAAACATTCCCAGGCCCTGCacaaggaggtggggagaggcagcCCCGTGGCAGGGGGCCAGCAccaccctcctgcctgccccccagcGGGCTCCCTGGCTCTCTCGTGTCATGAGGTCACAGGTCAGGGACCTGCTCCCCTTCCGGCCTGCCCAGGGCCAGGGACACTTCCCAGCCAAATGTCTGAGGCCAGGACTGGGGCAGAGGGAAGCAGCCCAGCTCCAGGATCCCCCTTCCCTTGAGCAGAGAAGAAGCACCCATCAGGGAGACAGGAGCAAAGACCGCCTCTTTCAGGCAGCCCCTCCGGACTCCGCCTCCCCTGGCTGTCACCGCAGGGTCTCTTTTGAGGCATCTTCGCTCTCTGGCCTGCCCTGGGCCTCCACTTTTGGGGCTGCGTAGGGGTATGGGGGGGGTGGGCTGAGGAGGCGGCTGGCCTCCCCCTGGTCCACGGGAACATTCCCAGAGCTGCCGTGGTGATATGCACTCGGCCctggaggaaaagaaaggggCCTGGCCCAGGGTTACTAAGGCAACGCGGACCTGATGCGGGATGCCTGAATGAGTCATCTCACGGACCCTGCAAACAACAGGACTCTGGCTTTTGTACCAGAGCTGGGATTTCCGGAGTGCCAGGATTTTCTGACGGGCAGGCAGTTCCATGGACCTGAGGTCACCTTCTGAGCTCATGTGGACAACTATGTAGCCAAACGGTGCCCAGAAGCTGGTCCCAGCGTGGACCATGGGACAGATGAGGCTGCAGCAGATAAAAATAGAGGCTGGGCAGCCCTGGGTGTGGGAGGGCAAGGACCTCGGTCTGGATGGGGACATGGGCAGGAAAGGGGGAGCTGCAGGCCCCCAGCTGAGGAGCGAAAGCTATGAAGACCCGTGGCCTGTCTGCAGGAAGTCGGAGCACCAACATCCCTCTGAGCCAAGCCCCTGCAGGATTCTGGCCAGAGGATGCAACGGAGGTTCAGGGAGGCTGAGGGTCTATGCAAAGGTACACGGCAGCCTGggaggggagatggagggagcACTAGAACGAGGGCAGTCAGGCTCCTGGGCTTCTGCTCTTGCCCCTCAAGATGCCAGGAGCAGGAAGGAAAAAGGTGAGCAGGAGCCAGAGATGTGACCCTGGTTCTCTGGGAGGTGGCGATTCACCTCGAAGGCAGAACCGGAGAGAAGGAGCCGCGAGGTCCACtgtgtgtccccccccaccaGCCGGGTGTGCACCAGCTGGTCTCCCTGGCTCCTGGCAGAGTGTCAGCTCCCCGGCCTCCCCCAGGCCCGGGGAACAGGGGCTGAAACCCTGTCCTCAGAAAGCGCTTCTCAGAAACTTCAGCCACCCCGTGCATGGATGGACAGATCCATGGATGGATGGGTCGAtaaatgaatgggtggatgggtggagaggtgaatgaatgggtgggtgAGTAGATAGATGAACAAATGGATAGGTTGGTGGGAgaatgcatggatggatggatggatggatgagtagatgaatggatggatgaattaatgggtaggtgggtggatggatggatggatgagtggatggatgaattaatgggtgggtgggtggatgaacgTATGGATGGTTTAatgggtgggtggtggatggatgaatggatggatgaattaatgggtaggtgggtggatggatgcatggatgaaATGATGGGAACATGGATGAATGGATttatggatggatagatggatggatggatggatggatggatggatggatggatgggtaagtggatgggtgggtggacgaATGGATGGATAggaagagggggggaaaaagagtggttcccagcaccactctGAGAGAGGTCCAATTCAGaaagcccctcctccccacccctcctccagaGTTCTCTCAGCCACCCTGGCAGGAACAAGCCCTCAGCTCCAGTGCTCACACAACCCTGCACCCATGAAGCACCTCCTGTGAACAGCAGCCATGCTGGATGAGGGGGCAGAGAGAACCAGGACACCCCACAGCCCAGAGTCACAGCCCACCATGACCCcgcagcagtgattcctgagagctaGGAGCACCGGAGAAGGAGCCAGTATAGCCCCAAGGCTTCCCAGAGAACTCAACAGAGAGGTGGGCaccttgggggcagggaggccaaGGAAGGAAGAGAGTCTCAGGCAGAGCAACCAAGAGACCCTCACTCTGTGACTCAGGTAtgagaggggccctgggggactCCGGGTGATGAGGACCCCCTGAACAGGGGCTGAGCTGAGAGGGGAACTGGACCACTGATGGACACCAGGGCCCGAGGAGAAACAATCAGGGCCAGGCTGAATGGCTTTGGCATGGGGGGAAGCCCTGCGTGACAGACCAGGGGGTCAGGGAGTCCCTGGGGAGGCACAAGTGCTCAAGAATGACCTCCCCAATGGCCCCGAGGGCTGCGGACCTGCAGCAGACAGAGCACGGTCAGGCGCTGCCCACCTGGGCTTcctccgccccctgcccccctccacctgcTTCTCAGCTCGCTCAATTAGGGCCGGGGTGGAGCCCCCTTGGCTGGCAGAGACGAGGGGACCCTGTGGCCCCTACCCCGAAGACGAGCCCATATGTTCAGACACTTGTCACCAGCACAGGCCGAGTAACTGGCtcgagggggacagaggggaaggGACAGGTTTCCTGAGGCGGCCAGTGCCCCGGACAGGGCAGGCACGTTCCCGCACAGACAGACGCCAGCCTCCCGCCGCATGAGCCTGACAGGAGACAGATGTCCCGGCGGGCCACCTCTGCTGGTGGGCGCGGCGcctgggaggggatgggcagACAGGGCGGCTTCACGACAGGTCGGAGCCAGGGGAAACCTCGTCCCCAGCAGGTGCCCGGGCCCTGGGAACAGATCAGGACCTGAGCATCCTGCCTGGAGTCCCAGAAGGATCACCTCAACAGAAACCAGTGGAATCTTCTGGAAGCTGGGCACACGGATGGCGTGACCGAGCGGTTCCGGCAGAGCCAGGGCGGCGCTCGGCCCAGCGCTGAGCCCCGTCCTCTCGATGGCGCGCCTGCCACAGCGCCTGCCTTGCAAAAGTGCGCCCTGCGGTTTCCAGTCATCAATTCTGCTTTGTCTCCCTCCCCAGCTAGGGACGTTTTCAGCATCTCCGAAAAAAACGGGCGAACTGAGGGAATTCCTTTCGGGACAAGGCTGCCTGTGGCACGTCAGGCTGTGAGGGGCTTCCAGACGGAGCCGGTCATGATGGGGAGCTGGTCATGATGGGGAGACGGGGGGAGCCATGGGGTGCTGTGGGCAGGCTTGCCACAAAGAGCCCCGAGgccgggctggagcacagcggggagggcgtttaccctgcctgagccaggtttgattctcggcatcccgtatggtcccctgagcatcgccaggatggattcctgcgtgcagagccgggggcactctctgagcaccaccaggtgtggcccaacaaaattaaaattaaagtgattAAGCAAAGAGCCCTGTGGCAAGGCAACAGGctgaagggtggggggggggggagtagggCCGGCCTGAGGAAGTTGGGGGTGTGGGCTGGCCCATTCCCCTTGCACCAGAGTGGGGGTGCAAGGCAACTTGGGTCTGGAGTTTCCCTTTAGGGGTGCAGGAAGGGGACCTGGTATGCATCCGGCCACCTTGAAGCAGAAATTGCTTCCCAGCTCTTGCCACCCAGGATAGGCCCAGTCAAGTGGCTTCAGTTGGGGCCCCAGAGGCCCTGGGGGACACACagcatcgctctggcccctcggtCCCACCCAGGCTGTGAGTCTCAGGCCCCTGGGAGGGACCAGGACCTCCAGGATACCCGCCCTGCTCAGCGTCTCCTCTGCACAGGGTAAATGCTGCTCAGCACCCACAGTTACCATGGCACCCGTACCCACCCTGGCACCCGCACCCACCCTGGCACCCACACCCACCACCGCCACAGGATCCACACCCACCCCGGCACCCATCGTCACGACGGTGAAGCCTCCCTTGCAGGGCACAGCCTGGCACCTGCAGAAGCTTCCAAACTCAGTGCCCGCAGCAGCCGGCACCCGGGGGAAATTCACCCCaaagccaggcccggcagggtggCTCTCAGCCTCTGCTCCAGCTCAGAAGAGGGGGCCCGACTCGTCTGTGAGATCTGGAAAGACCCAGCCCAGGGCTGAACCTGGACATCGGCCACCAAACCGGGCTGGGCCACCAATCTGGCCACATCCGTGAGTATCCGGGCAGAAATGCTCCTTCCGACCGCCTTCTCCCTCTCTGCGCACATATCGTCGGGACAGACAACTAGAAAGCTTTGCAGCACcccggggggctctgggggcctccccccaccctcctcttcctcccagcAGAAGTTGAACATTCAAGAACTGTGTGCCCAGGCCCCGgcggctgctggggtgggggcagcgctGCGGGGTCCGCGGGCTGGGCGCGCACAGACGCCCCCTCCCTGAGTGCTCACGATGTAGTCATAGGTCTTGCCCCCTAATAAGAACCAGgtttaaaagacaaagaaaagctGGGCAAGCCGCTCGGCTGCTTTGTGCCCGGGCGACCACACGCGCTGCCTGCCTGGCCGCGGAGCAACAGCGGCCCCCGGCGGCCGCAGCCGGAAGTGCATGAGTCTGGAGCCGGCGTGGAAGGGGCGCCCCAGGAAATGGGCACACCCTACCTGCAAAGTGCCTCTaagcagatgggggtggggggagcggggaggctACTTGGAAAGTGCAGCCCAGGGGTGACCCAGCCCCCACCTTTCGGGCCCTGAACCCCACTTTCAGGTCCGGCCCTGAGGGGGTGAAGGAGGGAAACCCACGCCCATACTCAGCTTTTCCTGGTGGGAAAGTTTCCCCTAGGAGGGAATGGGGAGCAGCTGCAGGACCCAGAACACCAGTGCCCCCTCCCAGAACATTGCAgcgctcaggggtgctggggcaaTCGGTGCCTTCCAGCGCTCCTACggaattgtttattattattattattattattattattattacttgtttgttttagggccacgccctaaagggctactcctggcccgtACTCCAGCCACAAAAACCTGGATCGGAGGGTAAGGCAAGGAAGCACCTTAAGCTTGTACCCCGGgactctctctttcatttctattCCACACCCCCCGCCACCCTCAACCCCAAGGAAAATACCGTCTGGGAGGataagggggggcgggggcggggtgcaaCTAGAATGAGTGGGATAACACACACATGCTAATCTGCTCCCAGCTCCCAAGTTCCCGGAAAGAgtggatgtctttttttttgtggggggggaagggttcatacccagtgatgctcaggggttactcctggctctgcacgtaggaattactcctggtggtgcctagggggaccatataggatgctgggaattgaacccgggttggccggccgcctgcaaggcaaacactgtcccTGCCgggctgttgctccagctcaAGAGTGGATGTCTTCCCAGACGGAGGAACCAGCGCCGAGGACCATGTGGAGCGTCTAGAGGGATGAGGGCCATACGGCCAGCCGGCACCTTCGCCACACTGAGGGGTCCTGCTCACTGACCCAGAGGCTGAAGCTaatggtgggagtggggggagcggGGCGACATTTCCAGGGATGCACGGTGAATGCTGGAggcagggatgggacctgggggGCTGTGTCCACCCAGAACGGGTTTCGGACCCCAGCACCCTGACCGACCACCACCACTGGCACCCGCAGGCCTGTTTCATGGGCCTCTGAAGCGCGCCTGCAGCCCGCAGCGTCGCCAGATGCGCCGAGCGTGGGCAGCGCCAGGAAACCTCGCCACCTGCAtggtactttttatttatttatttttttggtttttctttggtttatttttttgtttgctttttgggtcacacttagtgatgcacaggggttgctcctggctcagcgctcaggacctactcctggcattgcctgggggaccctctgggatgccggggatcgaacccgaaacggctgcatgcaaggcaaatatcctccctgctgtactatggctccagccccctcccttggTCTATACATATACACGGGTTGGGGCCCAAGAGAGGCTGCAGCCCCGGGTGCAAGAACGCTGCTTTTTGCCtgtctctcccccctgccccccccaccccagcagctggCTCGCCTCCGCAGGGGGCCTTTACTTTCCATCTGCCTTTAACCGCCTCTGAGCCCGGGATCAATGCCTGGGATCAACCtgggagcacagggctgggaggctCCTTGGGGCAGGAACACTGGCCACTCGGCGCGGTCAGCTGAGCGACTAGTTCCAGCCCCGCTGGGCCTGGAGGGACAAGCTCcccccagcagagctctgggCCGGCAGCAGCGAGAGCCCTGGAGGCTGTGCCTGAGCCTGGGCGGGGGTCTCGGGGCAGGAGGTCTGATGGATGCCCCTCCCTCAGGGGGGCCCCTGCACTAAGCAGGGGGTCATGAGGAGCCCCTTCTGGAGGCGGTCAGAGGCTGTGGAGGGACGGGACGAGAAGGTGACAGGAATAATCACCGTCCAGGAGGGGGACACTGGAGCCAGCTGCCTCCCCCGGAGTGTATGAGGGTGCGTGCGCGTGCAGGCGGGTGTacagccccagggacccccggctccccctgcctcctggcACTAGACCTGGGGCGCTCTCAACACCCGCCCCGGCTCAGGGTGCCACGTGGCCTGGGCACCATCACAGGGGCCAGTGTGAGCTGGACGCCGTGCCCAGGCCTGGGCTTCCGGCAGCCCAGAGAGCTGAGCCGACAGGACTCCTAGTGGAGGGCCGGGGCGCCCCGTGtcatggtgggggcggggagacctTGGAGGGTCCCCAAGATGCGGGCAGGCCACATGGGCGAGGATCCCGGTTTCCTCAGACAAGATGGGCCCCTGGGAAGGGCACACCTACCGCATGATGCCCAGTGGGTCcaacacctcctcctcctcctcctcctcctcctcctgctgctgcgcCTTCCCTGCACGGCTGCTGCCGGGGGGCTCCTCCTCATCCCCGGGGTCCTGCTGCTGGAAGAAGTCCAAGGCCTCCGCGTCCTCCCCGGCCTGGCCGTCGGCATCCAGCTCGGGGCCGTCCCTGGCGCCGGGGTCCACAGCGCCTGGAGCTCTGGTGCCTGTGGGGGGAGATGGGCGAGGGACTGAGGAATCCCGTCGGGCAGCAGCGGGTCCACGCGGGAGCTTCCGGGTGACGCAACAGCTCTGGGTCTCAGGGGTCTCGGGGTGCCTGTCCTATGTCTGCCGCCTGTGCCAGAGGGGCCAGCCAGCAACACAGACACACGTTGGTGACCCAGCCACCTGCTCTGGGGCTGGGCAACTGGCTGCAAGAGACCAGAAGAGTCTAGAAGAGTCCGGAAGAGTCTGGAAGAATCTAGAAGGCTCCATCAGGGCTTCCCGGCTGGGAGTGCAAGTAGAGAGAGGGAAGGCAAGTCTCCAGAAGCTTCCATGCCAGCCTGCCCTCCCTTACAAGCAGCCTGCAGCAGACTGAGACTGGAACCCTGGTCCTCCCCGCCGAGGACTGAGGCGTGGGTTTGGCCTCCTCTCTCTCCAAAACGTGCACAGGGCCGTGGTCTGTCTGGAGCGgggtgcggcggggggggggggggggggggggaggctgacAGTGCTCCCCTGTGCACATGGTTGAAGTGGCCACTCTGGGAAAGTCCGCCTGCAGGGAAAGAGCTGGACGCTCCGGCCAGTGGGGCAGGGGTGCGTGCCGATTTGGGGCACAGCCTGTGTGCTGTGTCACTCGCTGCGACAGGCAGATTCAAGCCACGAGGGTCAGACAGCGTCGGGTGACATGTTTAAAACAGAcgaatgaggggccggagcgttagtacagcggggagggcatctgccttgcatgtggccaatccgggctcaatacctggcatcccatatggtctcctgagcaccgccaggagtaattcctgagtgcagagccaggagtaacccctgagcatcactgggtgtgaccccaaaataaaaataaaataaaataaaatagatgaatgTGAAAACGTCCTCCAAAAGCGCCTGTTCCTCGAATCTCAGGCACTAAACATGATTCAATGAGCATTTTATCGTGGATTCATTTAAATAttgcacacacacccctgccccctggtACTGCCATGttacacatgaagaaactgaggcacagagaagtcACACCAGCCTCTCTGCCCTtccccctggcagggctggagccccCACCCCAATCTGCACAGGATAGGGTCATCCTGCAGGGACCAAGCAGGCAGCAGCGGTGtctggggccggggggcgggggggggcggccgTGCAGAAGGAGGTGAGGcaggctgccccctgcccagcaCCCCGCTTCTGCTCCTAGTCCCTGATCCTCACTGGAAGCCACCAGTCTCCGCTGTCACTCTGCTGCTGGAGAAACGCCCACCTGTCTGGCCAAGGAGGCGTgcccccggggaggggaaagagcGGGAGAGGGACCCAGAGTGGGGCCTGGAGCTCCCCGGGCCTGGCCCA contains these protein-coding regions:
- the HS1BP3 gene encoding HCLS1-binding protein 3, encoding MQPPTVLVTSRQVRNSHTGLDLSVPQHQEVRGDMMSGHVEYQVLVVTRLAAFKSAKHRPEDVVQFLVSKKYSEIEDLYQRLSSRYPGASLPALPRKVLFVGEADIRERRAAFHDILGCVARDAQLAASPELLEFLGTRAPGAVDPGARDGPELDADGQAGEDAEALDFFQQQDPGDEEEPPGSSRAGKAQQQEEEEEEEEEVLDPLGIMRTKKPKKPREPAPQPQPKPLPRLTIFDEEEDPEEELFGPGGERAPQRRPPEKARGLDPLKLFEDPDLGGAVPLGDPLLLPAARETGGFASRLGPRETSEELFRVEEDLDQILKLGAEPPPRPRPPVAPKPVLPSKPAIPPKPGRRATTEPEPRPPLQQQAQAMDEMDILRYIREQEAPGQAAPSLF